The following is a genomic window from Doryrhamphus excisus isolate RoL2022-K1 chromosome 3, RoL_Dexc_1.0, whole genome shotgun sequence.
TTATAGCATACtagttagcatactagcattttttgctattttcatgggtgtattgcatatataaacaccactatcatcaAGTGTGAGCATGCGAACGTTAATAGCATTTTAATAAagtttcataggtagacacttgttaggtgttagcatgccagcatGTTAACTTTGCTACTATGCAAACATTTGCGCAGTAGCATTTTAATCAATTTACAGGTAGACATGTATGTCAggttttgcatgctaatgtgtacatactagcattttgttgtggtttttgtgAATATGAACCTGGACAGACACCACTATCATGTTAGGttttagcatactaacataatTATAGTATACAAACACTTTAACTTTTTCAGAGGTAGGCGCTTAGACAAACATttagcgctattatgctaggtgttagcatgctaacattagcatagtatagTATTTGTATCCATTTTCACAGGTAGACACTTACATATGTCAagtttagcatgctatcatgagCAAACTCGCTCacagcctcacagctaagagacccgagttcgattccacccacggccatctctgtgtggagtttgcatgttctccccgtgcatgcgtgggttttcaccggggactccggtttcctcccccattccaaaaacatgctaggttaattggccactccaaattgtccataggtatgaatgtgagtgtgaatggttgtttgtctatatgtgccctgtgattggctggccaccagtccagggtgtaccctgcctctcgcccgaagatagctgggataggctccagcacccctgctaccctcgtgaggataagcggtagaaaatgaatgaatgaatgaacttaacaGACACAtactgctatcatgctaggttttagcatgctaacataatggcAGTGTAGGAaacatttagcattttcagaggtaggcactTACACAAACATTTCACGCTATTATACTAGGTGtcagcatgataacattagcattatatcatttttagcctttttcacaGGTAGACACTTACGTACATATATGTCTGatttagcatgataacatctacataccagcattttgttgtgatatttatgaatatgaacttggacagacacttaccactatcatgctaggttttagcatgctaacataattcattctttttctaccgcttatgctcacgagggtggcgggggtgctggagcctatcccagctgtctccccGGCAAGCTAACGTAATTATAGTATACAAACACTTTAaccattttcagaggtaggcacttatacaaatatttagtgctattatgctcggtgttagcatgataaaaTTAGCTTAGtagcattttcattcattttcataggtagacatgTGTCaggtttagcatgctaacatgaccaTACTAgcatttatttgtgattttcatgGATATTAACTCAAGTAGACACTTACTGTTACCATGTTAGGTGTCAGCCTACTAACATAATTACAGAATACTAACATGGTTACCATTTTCAGAGGTGGGCACTTATACAAAcatttagcactattatgcaaggtgttagcatggtaacattagcatgttagcatttaagtcattcaaacccttGCCACATTTTGGACGTCATAGAaatagaaaaagtgtttttgtcaaACAAATTTCTATATAAATGTTGAATCTTTTGCAGGTTTTATGACACGTCCAAGCAGGCCATTGGCGCTTTGTTCATCCACTTTTCCAACGTCTTCCTCTCCACGCTCACCAAAGAGGACCCATGCTCACTGTCAGTCACACCATATATTTGTGTCACTATTATATCAAATAATAacaaccacattttttttagctaCCTGATGAACTTCCTTTTGGATGCCACCATGGGGATGCTGGTCATCTGGCTGGGGGTgaaagtggtgtccaaagtggtgGAGCACAAGCAGTGGACGCTGCTCACCTTTGGAGAGTACGGTGAGTGCATagatcaagggtgtccaaagtacggtCCAGGgactatttaatttaataattatattaaataatttaatttaacaagaaaaccaaaaaaatgttttaaagcaaaaaattgaatattcaGCAGaatttttccaagaataaataaaaactattaagaggaaaaattgTAAATTCCATGAGAATgttcaaaaaaggaaaaatagttggaatattaaatattaatcttTTGTACAAAGTTttactattatgagaaacaaaacaaaaatttaggCTTGCAAAAAACGTAATgtcacgagaataaagttaaaatttacaggaaaaaagtttaaatatttgtgaatttaaaaaactaatgacaaaacaaacgatataattttacaagaatagggtcaaaatattgagagaaaaaaaagtcacaattttacgagaataaagccgtaatatgagggaaaataatgttgggcgcatagagttgaaatgttaaagaaaaatgcTTTCCTTTTTAAAGTAGTAACATTGTGCGAAAACAagcaaaattaagttgtaatttttggaaatgtaGTTTGGGGAAAATATGGGCAAAAAGTCACAAGACATTTGACCCTAGGAGGAAAAAGTGTGGACACCCCAGggcgtagaccaggggtgtcaaactcatttggcatcgtgggccacatacggcctagggagatgtcaagtgggccggaccattcaaattataccatactctgctataaataaccaaaatatcatgtctttcctttgttttggtgtaaagaagcacaagaacattaggaaaatattgaaatttaatgaactatccttttacaaaacatttcatgaaacacctcatatttccttagacaaatgtgcaatttacttttatcattcacaaatatcaaatcaaatcaactttatttatatagcacttttcctgcaaggagatgcaacacaaagtgctttccagaattaaaacaatttccacaattaaaaaggaaaacaatgaagcaaaaagaaagcccctccttcccaccctccatactagacccacacacgcacacacacacgcaagcacacaatcacccacagtagggagacatggcatggtactgaggaacaaggaaacgccacctttggggccgtccacactgggaggagctgcaggccgtgccatcggaggaccagcacccgggccccccgactccgttagacgggcggacccgccagtgccggaggaccgcagggtccgcgggggttgatatggtaaaagcagatcagataaataagaaggggcaaagccgttaagacatttaaaaaccagtaagagaatcttaaaatctgCATTATGCaatatgcattgcaactgatcccactgattgtacaaaggcacaaaactttaattggtactgaaaaatatagtaatgcactaAATATGCACTagattaaatgagacttttaaagaaagggatttttaaaccacttacacatacgcatataaaatctacatgtaatccctgcgtacaccttacaaactaaggagagtgattttaaatgtgtaatgatgaaagtgttcgcctgtcctgtaaatctgtaaacttcatacatgaaacatacatacacatacaatatatactgaaaatgtatggagttgtatgaacagtagaattccatcacacaacttttgttttgaagctgctgactaacattaaagtgcacatttttgaaatcaccacagtaaggattcatcttcacagagctgtattctttcaatgcaaacagtatCTAAGGCAGCATTTTAAAGGTGTTAGTCTAGTCTGGACTTGTATTTGTTCCTGAAACTTGGCATCTTTTGGCCTGTACAAGTGCATCAACACCCGGTGTCATGTCCTGACTAGCTGTCACTTTCAGAATGTCATTTAAGTGCTTGTTTGTGAGCCTTCAAcgcttttttgttttattgatatTCATCACTGAGACAATTTGTTCACAAAGGTAGGTTGTCCCAAACATGCACAACATTTTAGCAGCCAGGGCTGTTAATTTGGGGTACCCTGGTAGTTTTTCGCTGTGGtgagtctcgtagtggcgtcgaatattatattccttcaataccaaaacttgttgcaaacacaccaagcacagaggttttccgtgcatctctgtaaataaataggacgtggtccatttttctttgacaattctacactccttatctacttttctccgtttggataacgacattttggctaatgagggtgtagcggagaggtagagaccaaggtattaacaacgtcgtaacaagcagcagatggcgcattgataccgtctgctgttctcagtctgtctcagtgatgcggcttgtcttctactctgatggaaagagtgcgccccttagcggataatccatgaattgcagcgaattaaaaatattaattccatgtcttttatgcattttttccactttcaaattatcctgcgggcctgatcgaacctccttgggggccaGTTCCGGCCTGcaggccgtatgtttgacacccctggcgtAGACACTCAAATACTGTGTAGCACGAGGCTGCACTTCTCGTCTTGGCCGCTGAATGTCACTGTTGCCATGGGGACAGACTCCTCATTTAccgtacatactgtatagccACAATTTATCTCCCCTATTCCTGGTCCAGGTGACCCCCCCCAGGCGGCAGCGTGGCTGGGTCAGTGTGGCATCTACCTGCTCATCATGGTGCTGGAGAAAGGTGCCATCAGCCTGGTGCTGCTCGTCCCAGGATGGTCCAAAGTAAGTGGTCCACCCCCTTTAAAGGACCTGCCGTGTGAATTCAGTCCTGATCCCAATATCCGTCTCAGCTGCAGGAGGTTCTGCTGGGCTACATCGCCAACCCGCAGCTGGAGCTGGCGCTGGTTATGCTCATCGTGCCCTTCATCGTCAACGTAAGACATCAAGTTTCTCGTCTTTGCTCCAGTGTGACGCCTTCCCTGTCGTTTGTCTCCTCCAGTCCATCATGTTCTGGGTGGTTGACAGCCTGATGATGAGGAAGTACAAGAGTATGAAGAGCCTGGACGACTCGTGTGATGGCTCCGTGAAGAAGGCCGACCCGCTGCCCTGGGCTGTCAATGACGAGTCTCAGGTGGGACTAATAATGAACTCACCATCACTTGCTATACCGCTCACAGCCGCTCGAGGGGATTATTTTCGCTGTCAGCCTCTCACCTGATTGTTACTTTGTGTGTCTTTGCCGGCTGGCAGGTTCTCCTCACAGTGGACACAGATACCGACGAGGAGCCCAACGATGGAGACTCGTTGCCTCCGGTGCAGTACTCTGGCGCGCCAGTGAGGCCCAGCTGGGTGGGGGTGTGAAGCCACCACGATCTAAACCACACGTGGTTACCTCATCAAATTAAAGGTCTGAGCGTCACCTTTCAAGTGGGAACGCCACCGTGTGAAGTTGTAAATCAACAACATTGAGGACTCGGGAGACGAGCTGCACTTCAAAATGCGGAAAATAAATCTGCCCGTGCTCTTTTGGGACTTTTGGGAACGCCGTCACCGCTCTCAATCATCTCGTGTTCCAAAGAGGAGCCTGACATAAGATGCAGAACGCTTTCAAGAAACCTTTTGATGGAAGGTGTGATTATTATTCCTACATGCTGCGGCTGTTTGCTTAAACTTCCATGGAAGGTTAGCGTTCATTACAAGACTTACAAGAAACTGCCTCAGCACGGCAAACATGGAGTTGAACTGAagaacaaagaagaagaaggttcTGAGGGatatgtcacaatgtcacagtcACGGCACACAACAAAGTGTGTGTAttgcgttgtggactcctatagcagctacacacgataacccgcacacaaagatgtctagatcttccagagtcTGCACCTATCCAGCTCTATTTCTTTGGGTTTTGTTGTTCCCGCGAAAACAGTCTGTTTGAATGTATTCCACCCGCAGGCCGCCTCCAGCCTCGCCCACTCCGCTgttgttggtcacactcctTAATGCATAGAAACACTTTGGGTTTGTGCTGCTAACTTAAAACGGCAAATTATCTTTACGTCTGCTTTTAACatccagccatatgtgttggatcccaaatccgatcTGGAAGTAAAGACTGGACAGTAGGGAttgaccgatatgttttttttccggccgatgccgataccgatttttttccatcacccttagccgatggctgattttgcttgggccgatatttgtagccgatactgcttttgctccctcaatttatatgagaaaatgacaatgataacaaatattccaggtctcaagtttaaacaaatatttattgaaatgtaaacactgaacacagtaggattcatctttcttaaacacacatttaaacggcattatcaattttaaaaggaataaatattcaaccatgtgtaAAACAAATTCTGTCGTAGTtgaagttttatctagcatggatgtgatgactgctcctccgcagtgtgacgcgcaccccccccccccccccccccgtccgcctccacacacaaacacatcacactgacacaatttagtaagatatataaaacatttctctcatcattaaagtttgtgttgtacacactaaagacctctcataagtagacacggctgctccaattccttctgtgtgtgcgtgcgtgcatgctCGGAGAGAGCAACACACAcgtaacacgacacgcatttaacctcagcccggctGAATGATACCGactatcggccgataccgactcaagtaaagaacgcaaatatcggcccgatatatcggccggctgaTGTATCGCTCGATCCTTactggacagtcccaagtttggttttctacagcatttttttaacatctaaTGTGGCCActtgtgggaaatggctattagcagcaccgctccctgtatgcacactatataatgCTTCACAGACAAGCGtgtttgctccatgacttagcCAAAATGAAGACAGttggacactgataaactgttacttactgctgcctctctgtgacatcacaaaggaacagttttaccacaccttctgaaacagagcgttttgagccatctcaaacttctttcaggactcacttccaaatgctcaaacctcatgatctgaacctttggcatggtttaacaccagaatacaacattctaactacttttataggtcagaaaagtggaaaaagtatcatagacaaatatgtaaaaatgatgtttttgtggTACATGTACGCTGAATTGTCGCATATGTATAAATTATTACCCACTTATGATGAATGTCAAAAGGAAAAACAGCTTGTTTTTAAAGAAAGAAATTTGGGGAGGACCAAAAATCCGCAAATTtgaatattgtgtatgtatttttctagccttttttaatgtctaaaaatagcacaaccaaggcatcctttgatttttcagtatatgaaaagtataatgaaaaagtataagtttggacacccccagtgtatttaaatatatacagtataagtgaTGGGAACATACTACTAACAGCTGAATGTCGACTTAGCCACTCTGGAACCACTGTGTGGACCCTGGACCCCGCCCATCAAAGGGTTAGTTAGCGGGCCGTATCTAGCAAAGATATTTACACGTCAAATGATTACAGTAGAAACcgataatataaaaaaacaaaagaactggTCCATATGACTTTTTGGCAGCCCCCTGAAGGGGCAACTGGAAGTGTACCACATGGTGGACCGATGTAGGGACGGGGCTTCACTCCGTGTTAGTCCCGTGCGGCCACTCTCCCGTGTCAAACATGTGCAGCACCACATAGTCCTGGTACTCTCCGTCTATGAGCTTGGCGCCGTTGTTCCTGGCGAACCAGCAGTCCACGCTCTGAGCACCGCCGTAGATGCGCCGCTTCTTCCGCACCGCCAACACAGAGCGCCCTCCCACCTTCAGGAGCTTCCCGTCCCGGTCTGCTGGATCTTCTTCTGCGAGTCCCACCTCCTCGTACAGGAACTGACCTGTCaagaggtgaaaggtcacataCTGACAGAAAGCCTGCCGGTGTGCCAGCCGGTCACGAGGTGGTGCCCCCTACCCAGCAGGCCGTGGCAGCCACGTGACAGCCCTGTGCTATTCTGGATGTAGAAGCCCAGGTGGTCTTTCTGGTAGGGGGCGGGGTTCTTGTAGCGGTGCAGCAGGATCACAAAGCTGATGTTCCCTCCGATGCCCACCGTCACGTTGGACTCGGCCATGATGGCCACCGAGATAGCACCGCTGTCCACGGAGACGCTGGAGCGGCAGGGCAGCACCAGGCGGTCCCGCCCGTCCAGGATGACCTTGTTGGGCGTCACCTCGATGTAGGCGCGCCTGGGCTGGTCCGCCACGATGGTGATGGTGCTGAAGTACGTGCGCAGGTGCTTGCGGCTGCCGGGTGGGGGCGGGGCGCTGATGAGTTTACCATTCACCGTCACGCCTGAAGAAAAACCAGAACACTCACTGGTCGCTTCATTgggtacacctgcaccatctcatccaatacaagagcctcccggatgcctccctggtgaggtgttccgggcatgagGGCCCCAGGTACCTAGGACACTCTGGAGGGAttaatgtctcacagctggccttggTGTCCAcccggtggaactggaagaggtgaaGTCttagggaagtctgggcttcccactgctgcccccgcaacccaGGGAAGTTTTATTCATCTAATCGTCGAGGGCGTCTTACCGGAGAACTTGTGATCAGAAACAAGGCGAAGGACATCTCCAGGCTCGCCGTTGATGTTGAAGCAGACGGCCATGTTGCTGAGAGGAAAGTCCACCACAAAGTGAGGGTCGCCGTCCGCTGAAATGACGCAAACAGCAGCTTTTAATACACACATACCACATAATACACACTGGAAAAGTCCATTCTAGCTAGAATAACTTTGTTTTGGACGTATTTGTCCATGCTGCTAGTGTGAGAAGCCCCAAAGATGAACAGCAGTGTGATGACAGAGTGGCTGTAATAACAGGGTCGTTaccctgcttcttcttctttactGTAACACAAAAGGCCTCGCTTGCAATTATACCTTCTGCTCTTCCCCCCAGTTCGCGTTCATCCCGGTGGCTGTGTGACCAGCATGCAAATTACAGGCTGAAGACGGAAAGCCTGTGTATTGTACACCCCCCAGCCTGCACTTTAAAGACGGTTAAGAATGTGGCGTCACCTGAAGTTTTGGAGATGGTGACAGACTTCTTGGCGGGTCTCCTCGCGACTTTGCCTGCTTTGAGGAGAGAAAGCACGTTTAGTTCATCACTGCAATGAACCTACTGGCTTCATTTGTTGTTATTCATGCTAAAACAATGATGGAAGGTGAGCACACACAGCTAGCATACACATTGTTGTCTCCGCCGAGCACTGTTTACCTGTGTTCAAAATAACGTGAAAAGTTcagaatggatttggatgacattttcgGAAATGGGATCTGGAAGAACTGATCAAATTTTGTGGGTGATCCAAAATTCCAAATTTGACCCAAACCACCCTTTTCCCTACAGGTAATTATTACCTGCTACTACTGCCACATTTCTAAGCGATTCAAGTAATTCCAAAATCAAACTATTCAACGCATTCAGGACATACCTATATTTATACCGAAAAATATCAccattttcccaaaatgtactttttcgtAAAACTACTAACTACGACTTCCACATTAGACCGTCTCAAAGTCAAATTTGTCAAATCATGCGGGACGTTTAGTCTTCCCGGTACATTCCGCTATCATGCTaagttagcatactagcatttttcgCTATTTTCttgggtagacacatacagtatataaacactaAGCACTATAATGCgaggtgtttgcatgctatggttggcatgctagcattgctatcaTGTTAACATTTGCATAGTGGCATTTTTAGCCACTTTCATAAGTAGATACTTATATCAAGACagaccactatcatgctaggagTTAGCAAGCTAACGTTAGTACAGTagcttttttgccattttcatagctagacacatatTTAaacggatgatgatgatgatgatgatgccctttatttttgtcacagaaGTTCAAGCAAAATggtgcaatcatccgtccatacatatgcagtgagacaaggggtgacaggacgggATGATTGGGCTATGAAGGGGGGGAATAAGGGGGACAACGctaggagaggggagggaaaaaaaacaacaactccaaactagactcttaaatgaaggagcacagtgtgggactgttaaaaaaaagtttgcagaGTGTCATTGCGATAcatagcagttgccatggagaagtcTGTGGTGGGCCAAGAGAAGAGAAACAACAGGTGTCCGTGGAGAAATGAAGGAGGGTCAGAGCGTTAGCCATGGTGGGGACGCCGAAATCCAGAATAAgaatattgtttgggttagttcgggcagccacattccaatagacCGGACCACCCTATTGTCCATTCTGGCCTCCCAGTTGATCCGACTGCTTTTGCAAAGCCGAAATCTTCACCAAGATGGCatccttgttgtgattggcAGTCACAGCCAGAGTGTGAACGGCTTTGCCCACCAAATCATTCACGATGGGCAGCTGTGGGCCTACTTGATCCGCTGCCTTCATCATACGAATTCTGCGATACACCAGGAAAGTCCCAATCCAAGTAGATGTCTTCGATGTCCTCCACGGAAAGAATCGCCAGGCACATGACCTTCCACTTTCCCCAACTGTCCATCACGTACCCGGCGGTGTACGTTCCGTCAGGGCAGGCAGGTTCCCCCGAACCTGAGCTTCTCGTCGAGAAGATCGTGTCAATTGCGTGGAGAGACCAGTTGATCAATTCCATGATTTGGGTTTTTGGAGAGCTGTGCAGAGAGAGGCTCTTGAAAAAGTACAAGATGAAACTAGACAAGACATAAGAAGCAAGCAAAGCAGGGGAGATAAGGGATAGgaaggagaggggaaagatgcgaccgctaTTATGTTAGCACTATTATGTTacatgttaatatgctaacattagcatgttatcattttttgtcaatttcATAGCTATgcttagtgttagcatgctagcattacaATGCTAgcacagctagcatgctaacaatagcatgtcattatctaaatatgtagatcaggggtgctcacactttttcagcatgcgagctacttttaaaatgaccgagtcaaaatgatctacccactacaaaaatgcaaaacatctatttattttcaaatgtattgaggattatttgtacgtacaatgtatgttgatgtaccttacataaccaaatgagccaatattgcaaaacacacataattaactattaacattttttgtaattacctgagtttactttgatgacttgcactgaattgaaccagccagggatgcatagtccggacagtagctgctgatagccaggttagccaggttagccaggcaaacgcacttcgaaaaagacattgtgaaaaaaaagtccacctcccattccgtatggaagtgatatgtttttgcctttttacttggtccagctccttcactcattttagtgaccataaactttagcgagggcttaaaatctgacgcaattcgccgactagcttagcactttgcatcgttgtttacgcatgagcggtgacctaaaggtcaaaattcagttgtcatctgattggttgtcctgtatgtcaatcaagtaacggggatggatgataggctgacatcgtaagttctgctgcacttagagacgttgtttgatttgattggtcgcccgaagggcaacattcagttgtcatctgaatggctgccctgtatatcaatcaagtgacggcattgatgctaggatgatatttttttaatgtcacgccgcgatcgaccagcgatcgaccagtaccacctccgcgatcgaccggtagatcgcgatcgacttaatgagcacccctgatgtagatcaAATAAATGTGGGACTAATATTTATgctgtaaatcacaatatgggggaaCTATAgcgcttggtggaggtctgtgctctccgagtgcttttctatttttttaattagctttttttaattcattattttttaaatttactttttGTTGCCAAGTACTTGATATCatctataaaaaatgaaattgcaATGTTAATACTGTAATTATGTAACATATTTGGGTGCAACAATCCAGAAAATTCACGGTTGGGTTCATTTACATGTGTGATACttttttcatacaaaaaaatgaccttgcattttttaatttgaattttattgaaattgcCCACATTTCTCTCACTTTTAGGTGTTCCCACAAATGAGTATCGTAAAAGCGGGTTATAAGGGAaggcggggtaataagggacaattttcggggaaGATTTTGTAATTCTGAAGAAacgtaattctgccttttcatgttaaacacgaagctgctttgtgttgtttggtttttttcaaagaagcatatattcttgaacaaaatcgttcaaaaaacattttcacaaaaattgtcccttattaccccgccctctcttataaccccgttttacggtagTGTAGCCGTGGCTAGCTTGCATCTGTCCTAGCGCCTCCACTTTTACTCTTcccatataaaaaatataaaaatatatatatttagtgcaTTTTCCTCATTAGCATAGATTTTGTTACTATCGTGgagcattttaaaataaaaacaagtggTGGCATTGGGCTGAAAGTGATAATACATAAGCTGATGTCTGGTGTTTTTCAGCAAATACATGATgagttgagttgtggactcctatagagcagctacacacaatagccagcacagaaagctttctagatcttccagaatctgcacctattccagctggatttccttggctttacaaaacggtctgttttcatttattccacccacggcctgcctccgCCCATTGgtttggtcccactcagcttgtacagcttgtacccagCACGCCGATGTAAGGACGGCGACAGACAGTGGTGTAAAACAA
Proteins encoded in this region:
- the tmem110l gene encoding transmembrane protein 110, like isoform X1; amino-acid sequence: MDMHAQSRTLVVKRFFQDLEVTNMSDINKASPHGCDNGALTDRFGVLIQGLLAIVAFSTLMLKRFREPVGIRRPWRIWFYDTSKQAIGALFIHFSNVFLSTLTKEDPCSLYLMNFLLDATMGMLVIWLGVKVVSKVVEHKQWTLLTFGEYGDPPQAAAWLGQCGIYLLIMVLEKGAISLVLLVPGWSKLQEVLLGYIANPQLELALVMLIVPFIVNSIMFWVVDSLMMRKYKSMKSLDDSCDGSVKKADPLPWAVNDESQVLLTVDTDTDEEPNDGDSLPPVQYSGAPVRPSWVGV
- the tmem110l gene encoding transmembrane protein 110, like isoform X2 is translated as MDMHAQSRTLVVKRFFQDLEVTNMSDINKASPHGCDNGALTDRFGVLIQGLLAIVAFSTLMLKRFREPVGIRRPWRICYLMNFLLDATMGMLVIWLGVKVVSKVVEHKQWTLLTFGEYGDPPQAAAWLGQCGIYLLIMVLEKGAISLVLLVPGWSKLQEVLLGYIANPQLELALVMLIVPFIVNSIMFWVVDSLMMRKYKSMKSLDDSCDGSVKKADPLPWAVNDESQVLLTVDTDTDEEPNDGDSLPPVQYSGAPVRPSWVGV